A single window of Acidimicrobiales bacterium DNA harbors:
- a CDS encoding hypothetical protein (possible pseudo, frameshifted), translating into MARAWALIHPSMVEGWGLVVMEAAFASTPTIGFWAPGLRESVVHGETGFLAEDEEEFEHAWETLAVDRELREKLSKRAAERVKDFTWETTVDEWENVLAEVTSGSA; encoded by the coding sequence TTGGCGAGGGCGTGGGCACTGATTCATCCTTCGATGGTCGAGGGGTGGGGTCTGGTCGTCATGGAAGCGGCCTTCGCGTCGACCCCCACGATCGGCTTCTGGGCTCCCGGGCTGCGTGAGTCGGTGGTGCACGGAGAGACCGGATTCCTGGCCGAAGACGAAGAGGAGTTCGAACATGCCTGGGAGACGCTCGCCGTCGACCGAGAACTGCGGGAAAAGCTTTCGAAGAGGGCTGCCGAGCGAGTGAAGGACTTCACCTGGGAGACCACGGTCGACGAATGGGAGAACGTCCTCGCGGAGGTGACATCGGGTTCGGCCTGA
- the queE gene encoding 7-carboxy-7-deazaguanine synthase yields the protein MTRPDDFARVVSGGDAPQPRVLGDGTASWSRVAGDRTRAARSAYRVKEIFSTLQGEGANVGRAAVFVRFTGCNLWNGREESRGSALCRFCDTDFVGTDGPGGGVFHSAEELAAAVERTWPGGCGERFVVCTGGEPLLQLDDVLVDALHDRGFRVAVETNGTLPPPAGIDWICVSPKAGAPLVVTAGDELKLVVPQEGLDPADFEHLEFDHFYLQPMDGPRLRENTSFAVRYCLENPKWRLSIQTHKVIGIP from the coding sequence GTGACCCGGCCCGATGATTTCGCACGCGTCGTCTCGGGCGGCGATGCCCCACAGCCACGTGTCCTCGGAGACGGGACCGCCTCGTGGTCACGTGTTGCGGGAGATCGGACGAGAGCTGCGAGGTCCGCCTACCGCGTCAAAGAGATCTTTTCGACCCTGCAGGGAGAGGGAGCCAACGTGGGGCGGGCGGCCGTCTTCGTACGGTTCACGGGATGCAACCTGTGGAACGGCAGGGAAGAGAGCCGTGGCTCCGCCTTGTGCCGGTTCTGCGACACCGACTTCGTAGGAACGGACGGTCCGGGGGGTGGGGTGTTCCACTCGGCAGAGGAACTGGCCGCGGCCGTCGAGAGGACTTGGCCGGGGGGATGTGGCGAGAGGTTCGTGGTGTGTACGGGCGGCGAGCCTCTTCTGCAGCTGGACGACGTCCTGGTCGATGCACTGCACGACAGGGGTTTTCGCGTCGCCGTCGAGACCAACGGTACCCTGCCCCCTCCGGCGGGGATCGACTGGATCTGCGTGTCTCCCAAGGCGGGTGCACCTCTGGTGGTGACCGCCGGTGACGAGTTGAAGCTGGTGGTTCCCCAAGAGGGGCTGGATCCAGCGGACTTCGAGCACCTCGAGTTCGACCACTTCTATCTGCAGCCGATGGACGGCCCCCGTCTGCGAGAGAACACTTCATTTGCCGTGCGTTACTGCTTGGAGAACCCGAAGTGGCGTCTCAGCATCCAGACACACAAGGTGATCGGGATTCCTTGA
- the ilvH gene encoding acetolactate synthase small subunit — protein sequence MNAAQHHTLSVLVENKAGVLARVAGLFARRGFNIYSLAVAPTEDERFSRITVVVDVESAPLEQVRKQLFKLINVIEIQELAPGDSIERELLMATVRAEGAQRSQVIELTAVFGGKVLDVGHDELLVSLEDVPERVDDFEDLLRPFGIVNLQRTGRIALPKLRKVPPVRSARAASS from the coding sequence TTGAACGCTGCCCAGCATCACACCCTGTCTGTTCTGGTCGAGAACAAGGCCGGCGTCCTGGCCAGGGTCGCCGGCTTGTTCGCCAGACGGGGTTTCAACATCTACTCCCTCGCCGTCGCGCCGACCGAAGACGAACGGTTCTCACGCATCACGGTGGTCGTGGACGTGGAATCCGCTCCTCTGGAGCAGGTTCGCAAGCAACTCTTCAAGCTCATCAACGTGATCGAGATACAAGAGCTCGCACCAGGAGACTCCATCGAGCGCGAGCTGCTCATGGCGACGGTGCGGGCCGAAGGCGCGCAGCGTTCCCAAGTCATCGAACTGACCGCCGTGTTCGGGGGGAAGGTTCTGGACGTCGGCCACGACGAGCTGCTGGTCTCGTTGGAGGACGTGCCGGAGAGGGTGGACGATTTCGAGGATCTCCTGCGACCGTTCGGCATCGTGAACTTGCAGCGGACCGGGCGGATAGCGCTCCCCAAGCTCCGGAAGGTGCCGCCGGTCCGGTCTGCGAGAGCGGCTTCCTCCTAG
- a CDS encoding 6-carboxy-5,6,7,8-tetrahydropterin synthase, whose product MSWNAELFHEFTFESAHRLPNAPEGHKCRRLHGHSWRVVVWLRGEVDAHRGWVVDFGEVAEAVRPIREELDHRYLNEIPGLENPTSEVLARWIWERLAPSLPGLLAVEVRETCTSGCRFTGDSDGHP is encoded by the coding sequence ATGAGCTGGAACGCAGAACTGTTCCACGAGTTCACATTCGAATCTGCTCACAGGCTGCCGAACGCACCCGAGGGTCACAAGTGCAGGAGGCTGCACGGACACTCCTGGCGCGTCGTCGTCTGGCTCAGGGGGGAGGTGGACGCCCACCGCGGCTGGGTCGTCGACTTCGGCGAGGTGGCCGAGGCGGTGCGACCCATACGTGAGGAGTTGGACCATCGTTACCTGAACGAGATCCCGGGTCTGGAGAACCCCACCTCGGAGGTCCTAGCGAGGTGGATATGGGAGCGGCTCGCACCGTCGCTGCCCGGACTGCTGGCTGTCGAAGTGCGGGAGACCTGCACGTCCGGGTGCCGGTTCACGGGGGATTCAGACGGCCATCCCTGA
- the queF gene encoding NADPH-dependent 7-cyano-7-deazaguanine reductase — translation MPSRPSRELVTIDNPHPDRDYEVRCETDEFTCVCPMTGQPDFARVTITYVPDAKIVELKSLKLYLWSFREEGVFHEDVTGRILKDLVQVLQPRRITVETRWNVRGGIHTTVTASWP, via the coding sequence ATGCCCTCCCGACCCTCGCGCGAGCTCGTCACCATCGACAATCCGCATCCAGACCGCGACTACGAGGTCCGCTGCGAGACCGACGAGTTCACGTGCGTATGCCCGATGACGGGGCAGCCGGATTTCGCGCGGGTCACCATCACATACGTACCGGACGCCAAGATCGTCGAACTGAAGTCACTGAAGCTCTACCTGTGGAGCTTTCGGGAAGAAGGGGTTTTCCACGAGGACGTGACCGGTCGCATATTGAAAGACCTGGTGCAGGTCCTGCAGCCACGACGCATCACGGTGGAGACCCGTTGGAACGTACGGGGCGGGATACACACCACGGTGACCGCGAGCTGGCCATGA
- the cutR gene encoding transcriptional regulatory protein CutR produces MSPADAREQGVALRVLVVEDDSGLADVIARGLRREALAVDVAHDGAEALEKIDVNRYDVVVLDRDLPVVHGDDVCRKVASTKEPPRILMLTASGTLDDRVEGLRIGADDYLAKPFAMQELVARIRALGRRPNHALPPVLRFADVELDPGRRRVTRGGRDLNLTRKEFGVLEVLMAAEGRVVSSEELLEKVWDENTDPFTNAIRITIMTLRRKLGEPPIVETVVGVGYRLSEDAAERSSP; encoded by the coding sequence ATGTCACCCGCCGACGCGCGCGAGCAGGGGGTCGCATTGCGAGTATTGGTGGTCGAGGACGACTCGGGTCTGGCAGACGTGATCGCCAGAGGGCTGCGACGAGAGGCACTGGCGGTCGACGTCGCGCACGACGGAGCCGAGGCGCTGGAGAAGATCGACGTCAACCGCTACGACGTCGTGGTGCTGGATCGCGACCTGCCGGTCGTCCACGGGGACGACGTATGTCGGAAAGTCGCGTCCACCAAGGAGCCCCCGAGGATCCTCATGCTCACCGCTTCGGGGACACTCGACGACCGAGTGGAGGGGCTCCGGATCGGGGCGGACGACTATCTGGCCAAGCCGTTCGCCATGCAGGAGCTCGTCGCTCGTATCAGAGCTCTGGGTCGGCGGCCGAACCACGCGCTTCCGCCCGTCCTGCGCTTCGCAGACGTGGAGTTGGACCCCGGCCGCAGGCGGGTTACGAGAGGAGGCCGAGACTTGAACCTGACGCGCAAGGAGTTCGGCGTCCTCGAGGTCTTGATGGCCGCGGAGGGAAGAGTGGTGAGCTCCGAGGAGCTGTTGGAGAAGGTCTGGGACGAGAACACAGACCCGTTCACGAACGCCATCCGCATAACGATCATGACGCTGAGGCGGAAGTTGGGTGAGCCGCCGATAGTCGAGACCGTCGTGGGGGTCGGCTACCGGCTGAGCGAGGATGCCGCGGAGCGTTCGTCACCATGA
- a CDS encoding S-adenosylhomocysteine deaminase has product MTARSHDRAGSPKRLLVENAELDGKSVDVACEGGLISRICPDIQPQPDDRVLDARGMPILPPFVNGHTHAAMTLFRSFRDDLPLMRWLEEAVWPAERRLCEEDVYWGTRLAAIEMIRSGTTHFFDMYWHGTAVARAARDAGIRATVSAVLIETGDVGELREEATRSLAEIEEIGGTVYPSLGPHAIYTVGPEMLEWCAGLAEERNVPVHIHLSETRDEVEECLRRHGAKPAELLDRVGILGERALLAHGCWLDDDELDLVASRGATVVTNPTSNLKLATGRHFPYARAVERGVRVGLGTDGPASNNSLDMGEAAKVFALVQKFEHRNTSLLPPDEVLAVARGQRSPLLGGDRIREGAKADFILVDTRTPELTPGDLEGNLVFASASRCVDTVVVAGRVLMTGGKVSDEDAVLEEVRARAARLRSA; this is encoded by the coding sequence ATGACCGCTCGCTCGCACGATCGCGCCGGTTCGCCGAAGCGGCTGCTCGTCGAGAACGCCGAGCTCGACGGGAAGAGCGTCGACGTGGCGTGCGAGGGAGGCCTCATCTCCCGAATCTGCCCCGACATCCAACCCCAGCCCGACGACAGGGTCCTAGACGCCCGGGGCATGCCCATCCTCCCTCCATTCGTCAACGGCCACACACACGCGGCGATGACGCTGTTCCGCAGCTTCCGGGACGACCTACCCCTCATGCGATGGCTCGAGGAGGCGGTGTGGCCGGCCGAGCGCCGCCTCTGCGAGGAGGACGTGTATTGGGGAACCAGATTGGCGGCCATAGAGATGATCCGCTCCGGCACGACCCACTTCTTCGACATGTACTGGCACGGCACCGCCGTCGCCCGAGCCGCTCGTGACGCCGGGATCCGTGCGACCGTGTCGGCCGTGCTCATCGAGACCGGGGACGTGGGCGAGCTCAGGGAAGAAGCAACACGGTCCCTGGCGGAGATAGAGGAGATCGGCGGGACCGTCTACCCGAGTCTCGGCCCCCACGCGATCTACACCGTCGGCCCCGAGATGCTCGAGTGGTGCGCCGGTCTCGCAGAAGAGAGGAACGTCCCAGTCCACATCCACCTCTCGGAGACCCGGGACGAGGTGGAGGAGTGTCTGCGGCGACACGGAGCCAAGCCGGCCGAGCTCCTGGACCGGGTCGGAATCCTCGGCGAACGGGCGTTGCTCGCACATGGGTGCTGGCTCGACGACGACGAATTGGACCTGGTGGCTTCCAGAGGCGCCACGGTGGTCACGAATCCCACATCCAACCTGAAACTGGCCACAGGACGACACTTCCCCTATGCGCGGGCCGTCGAGCGCGGTGTCCGTGTGGGACTCGGGACCGACGGGCCCGCCTCGAACAACTCCTTGGACATGGGCGAGGCGGCGAAGGTCTTCGCGTTGGTGCAGAAGTTCGAACACCGGAACACCTCGCTGCTGCCCCCCGACGAAGTGTTGGCTGTGGCTCGCGGACAGCGCTCGCCCCTCCTCGGAGGAGATCGGATCCGTGAAGGCGCGAAGGCCGATTTCATCTTGGTCGACACCCGCACACCCGAGCTGACCCCGGGGGACCTCGAGGGGAACCTCGTGTTCGCTTCAGCCAGCCGCTGTGTCGACACCGTGGTGGTCGCCGGCCGCGTCCTCATGACCGGAGGGAAGGTGTCCGACGAAGACGCCGTCCTCGAGGAGGTGCGGGCCCGGGCGGCACGTCTGCGGTCCGCCTAG
- the msrA gene encoding peptide methionine sulfoxide reductase MsrA: protein MPVPDRHEVLDRPLKGPFPPGTCRLLLGMGCFWGAERRFWSLRGVWTTAVGYAGGFTPNPTYEEVCTGLTGHAEVVLVVYEPQTLPHEEVLAVFWEGHDPTQGMRQGNDVGTQYRSVILWTDQTQREVAERSRDVYQSLLRRAGLGAITTEIRQAGPFYYAEPYHQQYLAKVPDGYCGLGGTGIPYPRGA from the coding sequence ATGCCCGTTCCAGACAGACACGAGGTGCTCGATCGTCCGCTGAAGGGTCCTTTCCCTCCCGGCACGTGCAGACTGCTGCTGGGGATGGGGTGTTTCTGGGGTGCCGAGCGCAGGTTCTGGAGCCTCCGGGGTGTGTGGACGACAGCGGTGGGATACGCGGGAGGGTTCACCCCCAACCCGACCTACGAAGAAGTCTGCACCGGTCTCACCGGTCACGCAGAAGTGGTGCTCGTGGTGTACGAACCCCAGACGCTCCCTCACGAAGAGGTTCTCGCGGTGTTCTGGGAGGGTCACGACCCCACTCAGGGAATGCGCCAGGGAAACGACGTGGGGACGCAGTACAGGTCCGTGATCTTGTGGACCGACCAGACTCAGCGAGAAGTGGCCGAGCGGTCCCGGGACGTGTACCAGTCTCTACTCCGCCGGGCCGGCCTGGGCGCGATCACGACCGAGATCCGACAGGCCGGTCCCTTCTATTACGCCGAGCCGTACCACCAGCAGTATCTGGCCAAGGTGCCCGACGGATACTGCGGCCTCGGGGGTACGGGGATCCCGTACCCGCGAGGCGCGTGA
- the queC gene encoding 7-cyano-7-deazaguanine synthase: MTPDGARGAAVVLLSGGLDSATTLAVAVTEGWEVMALTVDYGQRHATELRAAETIAARFGVEHEVVRVELGKFGGSALTDPAIEVPKGREIETIGAAGIPVTYVPARNTVLLAIALAAAEASGSSDVFIGVNAVDYSGYPDCRPEFVRAFERLAQVATRAGVEGARLRIHAPLISMSKADIVRKGLELGVDFASTISCYDHTPEGACGRCDACTLRLRAFAEVGVPDPARYRDVPRSPDGSPAEEGS; the protein is encoded by the coding sequence ATGACGCCCGATGGCGCGCGCGGGGCAGCGGTGGTGCTGCTGAGCGGCGGGCTCGACTCGGCGACGACGCTGGCGGTGGCGGTCACCGAAGGCTGGGAGGTCATGGCGCTCACGGTCGACTACGGCCAGCGACACGCCACGGAGCTCAGAGCAGCCGAGACGATCGCGGCGCGGTTCGGGGTCGAGCACGAGGTAGTGAGAGTCGAGCTGGGTAAGTTCGGGGGCTCTGCCCTCACAGACCCGGCCATCGAGGTGCCAAAGGGGCGTGAGATCGAAACCATCGGCGCCGCCGGGATCCCGGTGACGTACGTCCCCGCTCGCAACACGGTCCTGCTCGCCATTGCGTTGGCGGCCGCAGAAGCGTCTGGTTCCTCCGACGTGTTCATAGGTGTGAACGCAGTGGACTATTCGGGTTACCCGGACTGCCGACCCGAGTTCGTGCGAGCCTTCGAGAGGCTGGCGCAGGTGGCCACGCGTGCAGGCGTCGAAGGGGCGCGTCTCCGCATCCACGCGCCACTGATCTCCATGAGCAAGGCGGACATAGTCCGCAAGGGACTCGAACTGGGCGTGGACTTCGCGTCGACGATCTCCTGTTACGACCACACACCCGAGGGGGCTTGTGGACGATGTGACGCATGTACCCTGCGGTTGCGTGCTTTCGCGGAAGTGGGAGTCCCCGATCCCGCACGGTACCGGGACGTCCCTCGCAGTCCGGACGGGTCGCCTGCCGAGGAGGGATCGTGA
- a CDS encoding glycosyl transferase family 2, whose protein sequence is MVVPTRDSMRTIRRCLESIRSQDYPAIELIVVDNGSTDGTLQTAERYADLVISAGPERSVQRNIGIEKSTGEYILWIDSDMILDPDCVSKAVEAIERDGAEAVFIREITVGEGYWTHCRALERLCYLGEPLIESPRLVRKRFFEESGGFVHDVAGQEDAELRMRLLRSGLPLTRSDGEIKHDEGRITLRGVVAKRVYYGRSIPNYARWQPGAVREQGIATLRALWRGRGILARDPLHAPGVLVLRAVEAVAYAWGARKARKASHQG, encoded by the coding sequence GTGGTCGTACCCACGCGCGACTCCATGCGCACCATCCGCCGATGTCTCGAGTCGATCCGCTCCCAGGACTATCCCGCGATCGAGCTGATCGTCGTCGACAACGGCAGCACCGACGGCACGCTGCAGACGGCAGAGCGCTACGCCGACCTCGTCATCAGTGCCGGACCAGAGAGAAGCGTCCAGCGGAACATCGGGATTGAGAAGTCCACCGGCGAGTACATCCTCTGGATCGACTCGGACATGATCTTGGATCCCGACTGTGTGTCGAAGGCCGTCGAGGCCATCGAGAGGGACGGGGCGGAGGCGGTTTTCATCAGAGAGATCACCGTGGGAGAGGGGTACTGGACGCACTGTCGTGCCCTCGAGCGGCTCTGCTATCTGGGAGAACCGCTGATCGAGTCCCCGCGACTGGTGCGGAAGAGGTTCTTCGAGGAGAGTGGAGGGTTCGTGCACGACGTAGCGGGTCAGGAAGATGCCGAACTTCGCATGCGTCTGTTGCGATCGGGACTCCCTCTCACGCGCTCCGACGGAGAGATCAAGCACGACGAGGGGAGGATCACGCTACGGGGTGTCGTCGCCAAGCGCGTCTACTACGGCAGGAGCATCCCGAACTATGCGCGCTGGCAGCCGGGCGCCGTTCGTGAGCAGGGTATTGCCACCCTGAGGGCCTTGTGGCGGGGAAGGGGCATCTTGGCGAGAGATCCGTTGCATGCTCCCGGGGTGCTCGTCCTCAGGGCGGTCGAGGCCGTGGCGTACGCCTGGGGGGCTCGCAAGGCGCGCAAGGCTTCACATCAGGGCTGA
- a CDS encoding anti-anti-sigma factor, whose protein sequence is MAIAPELAGAMSILSSRRGGELFVEVRGDLDAATAPLLLTRVELEAELCPQRLVLDLSGVSFCGSAGIGALLRIRKRADECGVELVLARPSQSVMRVLGISGLERYFSVEA, encoded by the coding sequence ATGGCGATCGCCCCGGAACTGGCGGGAGCCATGTCGATACTGTCCAGCCGGCGGGGTGGGGAGCTGTTCGTGGAAGTGCGGGGAGATCTCGACGCGGCCACTGCACCTCTGCTCCTGACGCGTGTCGAGCTCGAGGCCGAACTCTGCCCCCAGAGGTTGGTCCTGGATCTGTCGGGTGTGTCCTTTTGCGGTTCCGCCGGAATCGGCGCTCTGCTCCGCATCCGCAAGCGTGCCGACGAATGTGGGGTCGAGCTGGTGTTGGCCAGGCCGTCGCAATCAGTCATGCGCGTGCTGGGGATCTCAGGGCTCGAGCGATACTTCTCGGTGGAGGCTTGA
- the ilvC gene encoding ketol-acid reductoisomerase (NADP(+)): MATVYYRDDADPDLIVDRKVAIFGYGSQGHAHALNLLDSGVDVRVGLRDGSSSRAKAEKAGLRVLDFDRAAQEADLIMMLVPDTEQARIYADHVAPHLREGDALFFAHGFNIRFGLIDPPDFVDVAMVAPKGPGHLVRRTFQEGQGVPMLLAVHHDATGKARRLALSYADAIGGTRAGVIETSFAEETETDLFGEQVVLCGGLTSLVMAGFETLVDAGYQPEIAYFECLHELKLIVDLMYEQGISGMRYSISDTAEYGDMTRGPRVIDSHVRQTMQEILSEIRDGSFAREWIEESRAGRPNFRRLEEEGRNHPIEQIGRRLREMMPWITAGKQRLEEVSGG; the protein is encoded by the coding sequence ATGGCCACCGTGTACTACCGAGATGATGCCGATCCGGACCTCATCGTCGACAGAAAGGTGGCGATCTTCGGATACGGATCGCAGGGACATGCGCACGCACTGAATCTCCTCGACTCGGGTGTGGACGTTCGCGTCGGGCTGCGTGACGGCTCGAGTTCCCGGGCCAAGGCCGAGAAGGCCGGGCTACGGGTCCTCGACTTCGACCGTGCGGCCCAGGAAGCGGACCTGATCATGATGCTGGTGCCGGACACCGAGCAGGCTCGCATCTATGCAGATCACGTGGCCCCGCATCTGCGTGAGGGAGATGCGCTCTTCTTCGCCCACGGGTTCAACATTCGTTTCGGGCTGATCGACCCTCCCGACTTCGTCGATGTCGCGATGGTCGCGCCCAAGGGGCCGGGTCACTTGGTGCGGCGAACCTTCCAGGAGGGGCAGGGAGTACCGATGTTGCTGGCGGTGCACCACGACGCGACCGGCAAGGCGCGTCGGCTCGCGCTCTCGTACGCCGACGCGATAGGCGGGACTCGGGCCGGTGTGATCGAGACCTCGTTCGCCGAGGAGACAGAGACCGATCTGTTCGGCGAGCAAGTGGTCCTCTGCGGTGGGCTCACCTCGCTGGTGATGGCGGGTTTCGAGACCCTCGTGGATGCCGGATACCAGCCCGAGATCGCTTACTTCGAATGCCTGCACGAACTGAAGCTGATCGTGGATCTCATGTATGAGCAGGGGATCAGCGGGATGAGGTACTCGATCTCCGACACGGCCGAGTACGGCGACATGACCCGGGGCCCGAGGGTCATCGACTCCCACGTCCGCCAGACCATGCAAGAGATTCTCTCGGAGATCAGGGACGGTTCCTTTGCTCGTGAATGGATCGAAGAGAGCCGGGCGGGCCGTCCGAACTTCAGACGACTCGAAGAGGAGGGGCGAAATCACCCGATCGAGCAGATAGGTCGTCGTCTGCGAGAGATGATGCCCTGGATCACGGCCGGTAAGCAGCGCCTCGAGGAGGTCTCGGGAGGCTGA
- the ilvB gene encoding acetolactate synthase, with protein MDEITGGEALIRSLELEGVEVIFGLPGGAILPVYDPLLDSPIRHILVRHEQGAGHMAEGYAHVTGRPGVAMVTSGPGATNIVTPLCDAFMDSIPMVVITGQVPTKAIGSDAFQECDTTGITLSVTKHNFLVTSAEEIPWTIRAAFHIARTGRPGPVLVDVPKDVVDPKNPNSRMRWYWPDEVDLPGYKPTVQGHPRKIQEAAELISRSVRPVIYAGGGILKARASEALLELAELTGIPVVTTLMARGAFPDDHELALGMPGMHGNYTAVTAMQKCDLLIALGSRFDDRVTGNPATFARDAKVIHVDIDPAELGKVRTPDVPIVGDCRVVIEQLVEAIRKMGGRDCQPDRSEWMATIRDWQRRYPLRYEPSLPGEDLKPQFVIEQIRDHTPDDTIVSVGVGQHQMWASQYWRFRHPHTFVCSGGLGTMGFAIPAAIGAKVGRPDRMVWAIDGDGCFQMTAQELVTATCERIPIKVAVLNNAYLGMVRQWQELFYEERYSEVYLSPDIPDYVKWAEAMGCEAMRVETPEEVGPAIEKANEIDDRPVVVEFRVDTREKVYPMVPAGASNDDIILGPAISKGSEDHD; from the coding sequence ATGGATGAGATAACCGGTGGTGAGGCGCTCATAAGGAGCCTCGAACTCGAAGGGGTCGAGGTGATATTCGGTCTTCCCGGCGGGGCGATCCTGCCGGTGTACGACCCGCTTCTGGACTCGCCGATTCGCCACATTCTGGTCCGGCACGAACAGGGAGCCGGCCACATGGCAGAAGGTTACGCTCACGTCACGGGGAGGCCCGGCGTCGCCATGGTCACGAGCGGCCCGGGAGCGACGAACATCGTCACGCCGCTCTGTGATGCATTCATGGACTCCATACCGATGGTCGTCATCACGGGCCAGGTCCCTACCAAGGCGATCGGATCAGACGCCTTTCAGGAATGTGACACTACCGGGATCACCCTGTCGGTCACGAAGCACAACTTCTTGGTGACCTCGGCCGAGGAGATCCCGTGGACGATAAGGGCGGCATTCCACATTGCGAGGACCGGTCGGCCGGGTCCCGTGCTCGTCGACGTCCCGAAGGACGTGGTGGATCCGAAGAATCCCAACTCTCGGATGCGCTGGTACTGGCCGGACGAGGTGGACCTCCCCGGCTACAAGCCGACGGTGCAAGGTCATCCGCGCAAGATCCAGGAGGCGGCCGAGCTCATCAGTCGATCGGTGCGACCGGTGATCTACGCGGGCGGAGGCATCCTCAAGGCGCGCGCCAGCGAGGCTCTTCTCGAGCTGGCAGAGCTCACGGGGATACCCGTGGTCACCACTCTGATGGCGCGGGGTGCCTTCCCCGACGACCACGAGCTTGCCCTCGGCATGCCGGGAATGCACGGCAACTACACGGCGGTGACAGCCATGCAGAAGTGCGACCTGCTGATAGCACTGGGCAGCAGGTTCGACGATCGAGTCACAGGTAACCCCGCGACGTTCGCTCGCGACGCCAAGGTCATCCACGTCGACATCGACCCGGCAGAGCTCGGGAAGGTGCGAACTCCGGATGTCCCCATCGTGGGTGACTGCAGGGTGGTCATCGAGCAACTCGTCGAAGCGATTCGCAAGATGGGGGGCCGTGATTGTCAGCCCGACAGGTCGGAGTGGATGGCGACCATCCGGGATTGGCAGAGAAGGTATCCCCTCCGCTACGAGCCTTCGTTGCCCGGCGAGGATCTGAAGCCCCAGTTCGTGATCGAACAGATCCGCGATCACACCCCCGACGACACGATCGTCTCGGTGGGGGTGGGTCAACACCAGATGTGGGCGAGTCAGTACTGGAGATTCCGCCACCCTCACACGTTCGTATGCTCGGGCGGGCTCGGGACCATGGGCTTCGCGATACCGGCTGCGATCGGCGCAAAGGTGGGGAGACCCGATCGGATGGTGTGGGCGATCGACGGCGACGGCTGCTTCCAGATGACGGCCCAGGAGCTGGTCACGGCCACGTGCGAGCGGATACCCATAAAGGTCGCCGTCCTGAACAACGCATATCTCGGGATGGTTCGGCAATGGCAGGAGCTCTTCTATGAGGAGCGCTACTCGGAGGTGTACCTGTCACCCGACATCCCGGACTACGTGAAGTGGGCCGAGGCGATGGGCTGTGAGGCCATGCGAGTCGAGACACCCGAGGAGGTCGGTCCCGCCATCGAGAAGGCGAACGAGATCGACGACCGTCCGGTGGTCGTCGAATTCCGAGTCGACACGAGGGAGAAGGTGTACCCGATGGTGCCTGCCGGTGCGTCCAACGACGACATCATCCTCGGTCCGGCCATTTCCAAGGGATCGGAGGACCACGATTGA